In Salmo salar chromosome ssa03, Ssal_v3.1, whole genome shotgun sequence, a single genomic region encodes these proteins:
- the LOC106600938 gene encoding cyclin-dependent kinase 5 activator 1-like, producing MGTVLSLSPSYRKAALFEDGPATVGHYTAVQNSKNSKDAKSLKRQSLISVLPWKRIVAVSAKRKGSKKLPPDDGQKVSTEHTITNSQKLKKSQSCANLSSFTTQEPTIAATIPTSKTVSNVAAATKKNSLTGSTGGQATNAGTPKRVIVQASTSELMRSLGEFLCRRCYRLKRLSPTDPVLWLRSVDRSLLLQGWQDQGFITPANVVFLYMLCRDVVSSEVASERELQASLLTCLYLSYSYMGNEISYPLKPFLVEAEKEAFWDRCLEIINRMSGKMLQINSDPHYFTQVFADLKNESKKEEEKTRLLIGLDR from the coding sequence ATGGGTACCGTACTGTCCCTCTCCCCCAGCTACCGGAAAGCGGCCCTGTTCGAGGATGGCCCGGCCACTGTGGGCCATTACACGGCCGTCCAGAACAGCAAAAACTCCAAGGACGCCAAGAGCCTCAAGCGCCAGTCCCTCATCAGTGTGTTGCCATGGAAACGCATTGTGGCGGTGTCAGCCAAACGGAAAGGTTCCAAAAAGCTCCCACCCGACGACGGGCAGAAGGTCAGCACTGAGCACACCATCACCAACAGCCAGAAGCTGAAGAAGTCCCAGTCCTGCGCCAACTTGTCCTCTTTCACCACGCAGGAACCCACCATAGCTGCCACCATCCCCACCTCCAAGACCGTCTCCAACGTGGCCGCAGCCACCAAGAAGAACTCGCTGACCGGTTCCACTGGGGGCCAGGCAACGAACGCGGGCACGCCCAAGCGGGTGATCGTCCAGGCCTCCACCAGCGAGCTAATGCGCAGTTTGGGTGAGTTCCTGTGCCGGCGCTGCTACCGGCTGAAGCGCCTTTCGCCCACCGACCCAGTGCTGTGGCTGCGAAGCGTGGAtcgctccctcctcctccagggCTGGCAGGACCAGGGCTTCATCACCCCGGCCAACGTGGTCTTCCTCTACATGCTGTGCCGCGATGTGGTCTCCTCCGAGGTGGCCAGCGAGAGGGAGCTGCAAGCCTCTCTGCTCACCTGCCTCTACCTGTCCTACTCCTATATGGGCAACGAGATCTCCTACCCACTGAAGCCCTTCCTGGTGGAGGCTGAGAAGGAGGCCTTTTGGGACCGCTGCCTGGAAATCATCAACCGCATGAGTGGCAAGATGCTGCAGATCAACTCCGACCCGCACTACTTCACCCAGGTGTTCGCCGACCTCAAAAACGAGAGcaagaaggaggaagagaagacaAGGTTGTTGATAGGCCTCGACCGATAA